In Citrus sinensis cultivar Valencia sweet orange chromosome 2, DVS_A1.0, whole genome shotgun sequence, a single genomic region encodes these proteins:
- the LOC102614022 gene encoding sodium/hydrogen exchanger 7 isoform X3: MESVSEGLLQLPYRILEEEQKSGGGSSPSEGNPTDAVIFVGISLVLGIACRHLLRGTRVPYTVALLIIGIALGSLEYGTSHQLGKIGDGIRLWASIDPELLLAVFLPALLFESSFAMEVHQIKRCLVQMILLAGPGVMISTFFLGAALKLTFPYDWSWKTSLLLGGLLSATDPVAVVALLKELGASKKLNTIIEGESLMNDGTAIVVYQLFYQMVLGKSFGWGAIIKFLAQVSLGAVGMGLAFGIASVLWLGFIFNDTVIEIALTLAVSYIAFFTAQEGADVSGVLTVMTLGMFYAAVARTAFKGESQQSLHYFWEMVAYIANTLIFILSGVVIAEGILGNDKIFENHGNSWGYLILLYLFVQVSRLFVVATLYPVLRNFGYGLEWKEAIILVWSGLRGAVALSLSLSVKRSSGGSSLITSETGTLFVFFTGGIVFLTLIVNGSTTQYILHLLDMDKLSATKRRILDYTKYEMLNTAFKTFGDLGDDEELGPVDWPTVKRYIRCLNDLEGVPMHPHSASETGDSLDPTNLRDIRIRLLNGVQAAYWAMLDEGRITQTAANILMQSVDEGIDLASNELCDWRGLKDNVSFPNYYKFLQTSMFPQKLITYFTVERLEFACSICAAFLRAHKIARQQLHDFIGDSGIASVVIEESKVEGEDARKFLEDVRVNFPQVLHVVKTRQVTYSVLNHLIDYIQNLEKVGLLEEKEMLHLHDAVQSDLKRLLRNPPLVKFPKISDLICAHPLLRELPPSVREPLELSTKEIMKLSGMTLYREGSKPSGIWLISNGVVKWTSKSIRNKHSLHPVFTHGSTLGLYEVLIGKPYMSDMVTDSVVLCFFIESDKILSILRSDPAVEDFLWQQSAIALSRLLLPQIFEKLTMQDMRALIAERSKMTTCLRGEIIEIPYHCIGFLLEGFIKTHGLQEELITPPAALIPSQGNLSFRSAETSVSAPRGGEPEIVASSVENALVLYTHQVLQHIRYAI, encoded by the exons atggaGAGCGTGAGTGAGGGACTGCTTCAGCTTCCGTACAGAATACTGGAGGAGGAACAAAAGAGCGGCGGGGGCAGCAGCCCAAGTGAAGGGAATCCAACAGACGCTGTCATTTTTGTGGGAATAAGTTTGGTGCTTGGGATTGCTTGCAGACATTTACTCCGTGGAACCAGAGTTCCTTACACCGTTGCTCTTCTTATCATCGGAATTGCTCTTGGATCTCTAG AGTATGGGACAAGTCATCAATTGGGAAAGATTGGAGATGGGATTCGTCTTT GGGCAAGTATTGATCCTGAACTTCTACTGGCTGTTTTTCTTCCTGCTCTTCTTTTTGAGAGTTCTTTTGCAATGGAAGTCCACCAAATTAag AGGTGTTTGGTGCAAATGATCCTACTTGCTGGTCCAGGAGTTATGATCTCAACCTTCTTTCTTGGAGCTGCTTTGAAG CTCACTTTTCCATATGATTGGAGTTGGAAAACATCGTTGTTGCTTGGGGGGCTTCTCAGTGCTACTGATCCGGTGGCCGTAGTTGCTCTACTGAAAGAGCTTGGTGCGAGCAAAAAGCTGAATACAATAATTGAAGGAGAATCCTTAATGAATGACGG GACAGCGATTGTGGTCTACCAGCTATTCTATCAAATGGTCCTCGGTAAGAGCTTTGGCTGGGGCGCcataatcaaatttttggCTCAGGTCTCGCTTGGGGC TGTAGGCATGGGTCTTGCTTTTGGGATTGCATCAGTTTTGTGGCTTGGATTTATTTTCAATGATACAGTGATAGAGATTGCACTGACACTTGCTGTGAGCTACATAGCTTTCTTCACG GCTCAGGAAGGAGCTGATGTTTCTGGTGTTCTGACAGTAATGACTTTAGGAAT GTTTTATGCTGCAGTTGCCAGGACAGCCTTTAAGGGTGAAAGTCAGCAAAGCTTGCATTACTTTTG GGAAATGGTTGCTTATATTGCAAATACTTTAATCTTCATCTTGAG TGGTGTTGTTATAGCAGAAGGAATTCTCGGCAATGACAAAATCTTTGAGAATCATG GTAATTCATGGGGCTACTTAATTCTTCTATACCTTTttgtccaagtttcacgactTTTTGTTGTTGCAACATTGTATCCTGTTTTGCGGAATTTTGGCTATGGTTTGGAATGGAAAGAAGCTATTATTCTCGTATGGTCGGGCTTGCGAGGAGCTGTTGCACTGTCACTTTCACTATCGGTTAAG cGTTCCAGTGGCGGTTCATCGCTTATCACCTCTGAAACTGGAACCTTG TTTGTCTTCTTTACGGGTGGGATTGTATTTTTGACACTCATTGTGAATGGATCAACTACACAGTATATTTTACATCTTTTGGACATGGACAAACTATCAGCAACAAAA AGGCGTATATTGGACTACACAAAGTATGAAATGTTGAACACAGCATTTAAGACTTTTGGTGATCTTGGTGATGATGAGGAGTTGGGACCTGTTGACTGGCCAACAGTTAAAAGGTATATAAGATGCTTAAATGATTTGGAAGGGGTACCTATGCATCCTCACAGTGCATCTGAAACTGGCGATAGTCTGGACCCCACAAATTTGAGAGATATACGCATACGCCTTTTGAATG GTGTCCAGGCTGCTTACTGGGCAATGCTTGATGAGGGAAGGATAACACAAACTGCTGCTAATATTTTGATGCAATCAGTGGATGAAGGAATTGATTTGGCATCTAATGAGTTATGTGATTGGAGAGGCTTAAAAGACAATGTTAGTTTCccaaattattacaaattccTTCAGACAAGCATGTTTCCGCAAAAATTGATTACATATTTCACTGTGGAGAGGTTGGAATTTGCGTGTTCCATCTGTGCGGCATTTCTTCGTGCCCATAAAATCGCTCGGCAGCAATTACACGACTTTATTG GTGACAGTGGTATTGCTTCTGTTGTCATCGAAGAAAGCAAGGTGGAAGGTGAAGATGCTAGAAAATTCTTGGAAGATGTTCGTGTAAACTTTCCTCAG GTTTTGCATGTTGTCAAAACCAGGCAAGTAACTTACTCAGTACTAAACCATTTGATTGATTACATCCAAAATCTTGAGAAGGTTGGCTTGTTAGAAGAAAAGGAGATGCTTCATCTTCATGATGCTGTCCAG TCTGACTTGAAAAGGCTTCTAAGGAATCCTCCTTTAGTGAAGTTTCCCAAAATAAGTGATTTGATTTGTGCCCATCCCTTGCTAAGGGAGCTTCCTCCCAGTGTCCGTGAACCACTTGAACTTTCCACAAAAGAAATCATGAAACTCAGTGGCATGACACTGTACAGGGAGGGGTCCAAGCCAAGTGGTATCTGGCTTATATCTAACGGTGTTGTTAAG TGGACAAGCAAGAGCATTAGAAACAAGCACTCGTTGCATCCAGTTTTTACTCATGGAAGTACTTTGGGTCTCTATGAGGTGCTAATTGGAAAGCCTTACATGAGTGATATGGTCACAGATTCAGTTGTATTATGTTTCTTCATAGAATCTGACAAGATACTTTCAATTTTGAGGTCAGATCCTGCAGTAGAAGATTTCCTGTGGCAG CAAAGTGCTATAGCTCTTTCCAGGCTCTTGCTTCCTcagatatttgaaaaattgacAATGCAAGACATGAGAGCTCTCATAGCAGAGAGGTCAAAAATGACTACATGCTTGAGAGGAGAAATTATAGAAATACCTTACCATTGCATTGGGTTTCTATTGGAAGGATTCATAAAAACCCATGGTCTCCAAGAGGAACTTATTACACCACCGGCAGCTCTGATTCCTTCACAGGGGAATCTAAGCTTCCGAAGTGCAGAAACATCTG TGTCAGCACCTAGAGGAGGTGAGCCAGAAATCGTAGCTAGTTCGGTTGAAAATGCTCTTGTTTTATACACCCATCAAGTTCTGCAACATATTAGGTATGCGATTTAG
- the LOC102614022 gene encoding sodium/hydrogen exchanger 8 isoform X1, protein MESVSEGLLQLPYRILEEEQKSGGGSSPSEGNPTDAVIFVGISLVLGIACRHLLRGTRVPYTVALLIIGIALGSLEYGTSHQLGKIGDGIRLWASIDPELLLAVFLPALLFESSFAMEVHQIKRCLVQMILLAGPGVMISTFFLGAALKLTFPYDWSWKTSLLLGGLLSATDPVAVVALLKELGASKKLNTIIEGESLMNDGTAIVVYQLFYQMVLGKSFGWGAIIKFLAQVSLGAVGMGLAFGIASVLWLGFIFNDTVIEIALTLAVSYIAFFTAQEGADVSGVLTVMTLGMFYAAVARTAFKGESQQSLHYFWEMVAYIANTLIFILSGVVIAEGILGNDKIFENHGNSWGYLILLYLFVQVSRLFVVATLYPVLRNFGYGLEWKEAIILVWSGLRGAVALSLSLSVKRSSGGSSLITSETGTLFVFFTGGIVFLTLIVNGSTTQYILHLLDMDKLSATKRRILDYTKYEMLNTAFKTFGDLGDDEELGPVDWPTVKRYIRCLNDLEGVPMHPHSASETGDSLDPTNLRDIRIRLLNGVQAAYWAMLDEGRITQTAANILMQSVDEGIDLASNELCDWRGLKDNVSFPNYYKFLQTSMFPQKLITYFTVERLEFACSICAAFLRAHKIARQQLHDFIGDSGIASVVIEESKVEGEDARKFLEDVRVNFPQVLHVVKTRQVTYSVLNHLIDYIQNLEKVGLLEEKEMLHLHDAVQSDLKRLLRNPPLVKFPKISDLICAHPLLRELPPSVREPLELSTKEIMKLSGMTLYREGSKPSGIWLISNGVVKWTSKSIRNKHSLHPVFTHGSTLGLYEVLIGKPYMSDMVTDSVVLCFFIESDKILSILRSDPAVEDFLWQQSAIALSRLLLPQIFEKLTMQDMRALIAERSKMTTCLRGEIIEIPYHCIGFLLEGFIKTHGLQEELITPPAALIPSQGNLSFRSAETSGVEAVSFSHQGSCYLVETRARVIIFDIAAFEANKAVVRRTSSLFSHSSDQPHKSLSREHGNLMSWPEHFYKARQQKQNSEETNSLSARAMQLSIFGNMVDVQRRSRSFATGTQTMQSHSLSFPSIPSHLNRRLVSVRSEGATTVREKLEVSRSTGQIPAPPSQNAGANESHVIDYSSDDSGAEDELIVRIDSPSLLSFPQDS, encoded by the exons atggaGAGCGTGAGTGAGGGACTGCTTCAGCTTCCGTACAGAATACTGGAGGAGGAACAAAAGAGCGGCGGGGGCAGCAGCCCAAGTGAAGGGAATCCAACAGACGCTGTCATTTTTGTGGGAATAAGTTTGGTGCTTGGGATTGCTTGCAGACATTTACTCCGTGGAACCAGAGTTCCTTACACCGTTGCTCTTCTTATCATCGGAATTGCTCTTGGATCTCTAG AGTATGGGACAAGTCATCAATTGGGAAAGATTGGAGATGGGATTCGTCTTT GGGCAAGTATTGATCCTGAACTTCTACTGGCTGTTTTTCTTCCTGCTCTTCTTTTTGAGAGTTCTTTTGCAATGGAAGTCCACCAAATTAag AGGTGTTTGGTGCAAATGATCCTACTTGCTGGTCCAGGAGTTATGATCTCAACCTTCTTTCTTGGAGCTGCTTTGAAG CTCACTTTTCCATATGATTGGAGTTGGAAAACATCGTTGTTGCTTGGGGGGCTTCTCAGTGCTACTGATCCGGTGGCCGTAGTTGCTCTACTGAAAGAGCTTGGTGCGAGCAAAAAGCTGAATACAATAATTGAAGGAGAATCCTTAATGAATGACGG GACAGCGATTGTGGTCTACCAGCTATTCTATCAAATGGTCCTCGGTAAGAGCTTTGGCTGGGGCGCcataatcaaatttttggCTCAGGTCTCGCTTGGGGC TGTAGGCATGGGTCTTGCTTTTGGGATTGCATCAGTTTTGTGGCTTGGATTTATTTTCAATGATACAGTGATAGAGATTGCACTGACACTTGCTGTGAGCTACATAGCTTTCTTCACG GCTCAGGAAGGAGCTGATGTTTCTGGTGTTCTGACAGTAATGACTTTAGGAAT GTTTTATGCTGCAGTTGCCAGGACAGCCTTTAAGGGTGAAAGTCAGCAAAGCTTGCATTACTTTTG GGAAATGGTTGCTTATATTGCAAATACTTTAATCTTCATCTTGAG TGGTGTTGTTATAGCAGAAGGAATTCTCGGCAATGACAAAATCTTTGAGAATCATG GTAATTCATGGGGCTACTTAATTCTTCTATACCTTTttgtccaagtttcacgactTTTTGTTGTTGCAACATTGTATCCTGTTTTGCGGAATTTTGGCTATGGTTTGGAATGGAAAGAAGCTATTATTCTCGTATGGTCGGGCTTGCGAGGAGCTGTTGCACTGTCACTTTCACTATCGGTTAAG cGTTCCAGTGGCGGTTCATCGCTTATCACCTCTGAAACTGGAACCTTG TTTGTCTTCTTTACGGGTGGGATTGTATTTTTGACACTCATTGTGAATGGATCAACTACACAGTATATTTTACATCTTTTGGACATGGACAAACTATCAGCAACAAAA AGGCGTATATTGGACTACACAAAGTATGAAATGTTGAACACAGCATTTAAGACTTTTGGTGATCTTGGTGATGATGAGGAGTTGGGACCTGTTGACTGGCCAACAGTTAAAAGGTATATAAGATGCTTAAATGATTTGGAAGGGGTACCTATGCATCCTCACAGTGCATCTGAAACTGGCGATAGTCTGGACCCCACAAATTTGAGAGATATACGCATACGCCTTTTGAATG GTGTCCAGGCTGCTTACTGGGCAATGCTTGATGAGGGAAGGATAACACAAACTGCTGCTAATATTTTGATGCAATCAGTGGATGAAGGAATTGATTTGGCATCTAATGAGTTATGTGATTGGAGAGGCTTAAAAGACAATGTTAGTTTCccaaattattacaaattccTTCAGACAAGCATGTTTCCGCAAAAATTGATTACATATTTCACTGTGGAGAGGTTGGAATTTGCGTGTTCCATCTGTGCGGCATTTCTTCGTGCCCATAAAATCGCTCGGCAGCAATTACACGACTTTATTG GTGACAGTGGTATTGCTTCTGTTGTCATCGAAGAAAGCAAGGTGGAAGGTGAAGATGCTAGAAAATTCTTGGAAGATGTTCGTGTAAACTTTCCTCAG GTTTTGCATGTTGTCAAAACCAGGCAAGTAACTTACTCAGTACTAAACCATTTGATTGATTACATCCAAAATCTTGAGAAGGTTGGCTTGTTAGAAGAAAAGGAGATGCTTCATCTTCATGATGCTGTCCAG TCTGACTTGAAAAGGCTTCTAAGGAATCCTCCTTTAGTGAAGTTTCCCAAAATAAGTGATTTGATTTGTGCCCATCCCTTGCTAAGGGAGCTTCCTCCCAGTGTCCGTGAACCACTTGAACTTTCCACAAAAGAAATCATGAAACTCAGTGGCATGACACTGTACAGGGAGGGGTCCAAGCCAAGTGGTATCTGGCTTATATCTAACGGTGTTGTTAAG TGGACAAGCAAGAGCATTAGAAACAAGCACTCGTTGCATCCAGTTTTTACTCATGGAAGTACTTTGGGTCTCTATGAGGTGCTAATTGGAAAGCCTTACATGAGTGATATGGTCACAGATTCAGTTGTATTATGTTTCTTCATAGAATCTGACAAGATACTTTCAATTTTGAGGTCAGATCCTGCAGTAGAAGATTTCCTGTGGCAG CAAAGTGCTATAGCTCTTTCCAGGCTCTTGCTTCCTcagatatttgaaaaattgacAATGCAAGACATGAGAGCTCTCATAGCAGAGAGGTCAAAAATGACTACATGCTTGAGAGGAGAAATTATAGAAATACCTTACCATTGCATTGGGTTTCTATTGGAAGGATTCATAAAAACCCATGGTCTCCAAGAGGAACTTATTACACCACCGGCAGCTCTGATTCCTTCACAGGGGAATCTAAGCTTCCGAAGTGCAGAAACATCTG GTGTCGAGGCAGTCAGTTTTTCTCACCAAGGATCTTGCTATCTAGTGGAGACAAGAGCAAGAGtaattatttttgacattGCAGCTTTTGAAGCTAACAAAGCAGTTGTTCGAAGGACATCCTCATTGTTCTCACACTCAAGTGATCAACCTCACAAGTCTCTAAGTAGAGAACATGGAAATCTTATGAGTTGGCCAGAGCATTTTTACAAGGCAAGGCAACAGAAGCAGAACTCTGAGGAGACAAACAGCTTGTCTGCTAGAGCAATGCAGTTGAGCATCTTTGGCAACATG
- the LOC102614513 gene encoding non-functional NADPH-dependent codeinone reductase 2-like, translated as MGTAIPEEPLGSTEKSIPLVGFGTVEYPLNEAFKERVLHAIKLGYRHFDTAASYPSEQPLGEALTEALRLGLVKSRDELFITSKLWLTDSYYGRVIPGLQKTLKTLGLEYLDLYLVHFPVSLIPEATYPVKPEDIRPFDYEGVWEEMEKCQELGLTKTIGVSNFTCKKLERLLATAKIPPAVNQVEMNPIWQQKKLRDYCQEKGIHFSAFSPLGAVGTNWGHNRVMENEVLKQIAKAKGKTVAQVAIRWVYQQGVSVIVKSFNKERMEQNIDIFDWELSAEELQKIEQIPQYRGSRAEAYLSENGPFRTVEEIWDGEI; from the exons ATGGGGACGGCCATTCCAGAGGAACCCTTGGGCTCAACAGAGAAATCGATTCCTCTTGTAGGCTTTGGAACCGTTGAATATCCATTGAATGAAGCCTTTAAAGAACGTGTTCTGCATGCAATTAAGCTGGGGTATAGACACTTTGATACTGCTGCATCTTACCCATCTGAGCAACCTCTTGGCGAAGCATTAACCGAAGCTTTACGTCTTGGCCTCGTTAAATCCCGCGATGAGCTTTTCATCACCTCAAAACTCTGGCTCACTGACTCCTATTACGGGCGTGTCATCCCCGGCCTACAAAAAACTCTCAA GACTCTTGGATTGGAGTACCTTGATCTCTATCTAGTTCATTTTCCGGTAAGCTTGATTCCAGAGGCGACGTATCCAGTGAAGCCGGAGGATATTCGTCCATTTGACTATGAGGGTGTTTGGGAGGAAATGGAGAAATGTCAAGAGCTAGGTCTTACAAAAACAATAGGAGTAAGCAACTTTACATGCAAGAAACTTGAGAGGTTACTTGCTACTGCAAAAATTCCTCCTGCTGTCAATCAG GTGGAGATGAATCCGATTTGGCAGCAAAAGAAGCTGCGAGATTATTGTCAGGAGAAGGGGATTCATTTTTCAGCTTTCTCACCATTGGGAGCCGTAGGGACTAACTGGGGACATAATCGAGTTATGGAAAATGAGGTGCTCAAACAGATCGCAAAAGCTAAAGGAAAGACTGTTGCTCAG GTTGCTATTAGGTGGGTTTACCAGCAAGGGGTGAGTGTCATTGTGAAGAGCTTTAATAAAGAACGAATGGAACAGAACATTGACATATTTGACTGGGAGCTAAGTGCGGAAGAGCTTCAAAAGATAGAACAAATTCCGCAGTACAGAGGAAGCCGTGCTGAGGCGTACCTATCAGAGAATGGCCCTTTCAGAACTGTGGAGGAAATATGGGATGgagaaatttaa